The sequence below is a genomic window from Longimicrobiaceae bacterium.
CTGACCGACGGCGGGGCCGGCACGGCGTGACGCGCCCGGCAGTGGACGTGGTGGTGGTGGGCGGCGGGGTGATCGGCTGCGCGGTCGCCCGGCACGCGGCGCTGGGCGGCCTGTCCGTCTGCGTCGTGGAGCGCGGACAGCCGGGCGCGGAGGCGTCGCACGCGGCAGCGGGGATGCTCTCGCCGCTGGCGGAGGCATCGCACCCGGGGCCTTTCCTCGATCTGCTCCTTCGCGCGCGCGAGGTGTTTCCGGAGATGGCGGACGCGCTGCGCGAGGAGACGGGCGCGGACGTGGGATACAACGACGCGGGCACGCTCTACCTCTCCCTGCGCGAGGCGGACGACGCGGAGCTGGAGGAGCGCTTCGCCTGGCAGTCCGCCGCGGGGCTGCCGGTCGAACGGCTTTCGGGGGATGAGGTGCGGGCGATGGAGCCCGCCGTCTCGCCCTCCGTGCGATCGGCGCTGCGCTTCCCCGGCGACCACCAGGTGGAGAACCGCATCCTCGCCCGAGCGCTGTGGGCGGCCGCGGCGCGGGCGGGTGCGGGCTTCCGCCTTGGCGCGGATGCGGTCGCGCTGCTGCGGGATGGCGACCGCGTCGCGGGCGTGGAGCTGTCGGGGGGCGAGCGCATCGCCGCGCGGCAGGTCGTGATCGCGGGGGGATGCTGGGCCGGGCACCTCGCAGGTCTCCCCCGCCCCGTGCCGGTGGAGCCCGTGCTGGGCCAGCTTCTCGCGCTGGAATCCATCCCCCCCATCTTCCGGCACGTCGTCGACTCGCCGCGGTGCTACGTGGTGCCCCGCAGCGACGGGCGGCTGATCGTGGGCGCCACGGTGGAGCACGCGGGCTTTCGTAAATCCGTCACCCCTGCCGGCCTGCGGATGCTCATCGACGGTGCGATGGAGGTGGCGCCGTCGCTCTCCAGCGCGCCCGTGGCGGAGACGTGGGCCGGCCTGCGCCCCGGCACGCCCGACGGCCAGCCGATCCTGGGCCGCGACCCGGACGTGGACGGCCTGGTCTACGCCACCGGCCACTTCCGCAACGGCATCCTCCTCGCCCCGCTCACCGGCCAACTCATCGGCGACATGCTGCTGGGCCGCGCCCCATCCACCGACCTGGCGCCGTTCGGCATCTCACGCTTCGGAGCTGCACACGGGCCCGACCCTGCATCCATCGCGTGATGATGCATCGATCCGGGGTTTCCTGCCGGCCGCGGATAACGACGCCGGAAATCGCGGTGTAGCCAGCACCGCCCTGGCGCGTGAACGCGCGGGCTGCGGTGGCGCGAAGACCGCTTCGGGGCCTGCTTCCGAGAGCTCGTCTCAGGTCGCCCGCTTCTGCGGAAATCCACCTCGCACGTCCCTCCAATCCCCCCGGCGCGTTCGATGAGCCACCGGTTCCAGTGCACCTCAGGCGTCGCCGGCTTCTTCCTCGCTCGCGCCGTAGCGCGCGGATGCACACGTGAGCGAGCGAGTGGACACGCCCGCG
It includes:
- the thiO gene encoding glycine oxidase ThiO, whose product is MTRPAVDVVVVGGGVIGCAVARHAALGGLSVCVVERGQPGAEASHAAAGMLSPLAEASHPGPFLDLLLRAREVFPEMADALREETGADVGYNDAGTLYLSLREADDAELEERFAWQSAAGLPVERLSGDEVRAMEPAVSPSVRSALRFPGDHQVENRILARALWAAAARAGAGFRLGADAVALLRDGDRVAGVELSGGERIAARQVVIAGGCWAGHLAGLPRPVPVEPVLGQLLALESIPPIFRHVVDSPRCYVVPRSDGRLIVGATVEHAGFRKSVTPAGLRMLIDGAMEVAPSLSSAPVAETWAGLRPGTPDGQPILGRDPDVDGLVYATGHFRNGILLAPLTGQLIGDMLLGRAPSTDLAPFGISRFGAAHGPDPASIA